The DNA sequence tttctcctgtcatttattcttcaaaattacttgaaatactttcaaaTACTTTGTACATTTGTGTGTGAGAATTAAAATCTATCTATTCAACTTATAATATTtcactctattatttttttaatattactgcatatttttcatgtaaaccttACCTTCTAATTATGCTGTAATTTCTACAAACGGTAAAACATACTATTTAGATAATGAAAGATGattgattatggtttgttttgcactttttttaataaattatttttggttttccttttaaaatttgataattatctaAGTGGCTAACACGGGATAAAACTCATTTTGTCCcagccggttttaaccggttttatccatggttaaaaccactATTGGCCGAAACTCCCACAACCCtgttttaaagatttgttttagTTCCTAATTAGATCCTGCAGGATTGTGACAAGGCTAGTTCCTCAGATATCGGTGCCGGCTCTCGATCCTGTAGTTccacattgagtttttaaaaaatgataatgtgTGCTTTTCCCAACCTACAATGCATCATAAGTTGTAGGAAGGGCAATCTACTCTTGATGATTTAACAAGTTATTGTGATGGTGTTTCCGCTGAACCTACAGACAATGCAAATTTATGGTTTAGTCATAATTTCGGAGTTATGAAACAAATTAATTTGCACAATAATGTTAGATTATTTTCATCTGCCTGTctgtttaaagtttgaaaacttgTGCTCTtcaatacataattttaattttacttgttttattttttttagaaatggtagaagcaatgaaaaaagtagcTTCTCTTGATTTGGAGCTAACAGTTGAAGAACGCAATCTACTTTCTGTTGCTTATAAAAATGTTATTGGAGCTAGAAGAGCATCTTGGAGAATTATAAGCAGCATAGAACAAAAGGAAGAAAACAAAGGAGCGGAAAATAGATTGGAAATGATCAAAGCCTACCGTGTGCAAGTAAGTAAATTTGATAAGCAATTATAAGccaaaattttcttaattttgttcTGTAATTAAAATGTGTGGCTGTTTGGGACATGTTAAGCAACTATGAACCAGGGGACAGAAAGTATTTTTACTGCCGACATTTCCATTCCCAATCCATATGAAAATTTCgccaaaattttacaaattcgccaaaattttacaatttgcgAAATTTTCCCAGATAATTCAAACTTCCCCCAATCCTAGATTGCTGGATCAGACATATTTTGCACCCATGCTATAAGCCTAtgtatgcaaataaaaaaaagttttattttttaattttgttaagttACAAAGAAAAGGTTTCACAATGCTGCCTGGCAAAGCATTAAGTCGTTCATATCTTAAGCTGAGCCCAAAATGAGAGATTCCTTTTTTAAGTTTTAGCCTCCTTATATTTGATTCAAAttccactttttcaaaaaaaaaatttcctagtCACGAATGACCTTATAACATTATATATATaggtaaaatatgttatgaagAATTACCTCTCAATTTTCATAAAGTGCAGCTAGGACTTTTGTGCTTTGCATGGCAGAATAAAAATCTTGTTTGCCTTATGGTTTATAATGTTACacacattcattattttatcagtGTATTTCAGTTTTAACCACTTTGTGTTTTAAACAGTAGTTACTCAGTGTATATCTAGGCAAGGACCCAAGGttagaatttattatttttatttatttatttatttttatttatttattttttttttttttttttttgctccagtgCCTCATTCCTTGATAATCAGCACTAAATGTGCTCCAGCTGGGACAGTTCTATATCCATTTATGTGCGCTTTtgagattaaaattttaacaagaaaaagaatgttaaatataataacattttaaccaaatgttttgtttttccttttccaTTTGGTAAAACATTTCACTAAATGCTGTATATACCTGGTGTATGTCtagaaattttgcacaaaaaagggAGGGTTGGAACTtaccaaaaatttccttaaaCAATTTGGTTAAACTTCACAAACATGAAcaatttcctgatttttattCACCCCTTTCAAACAAATGCCTGAGGAATAAATGCTCAAACAATCTGATATAATTTCACATGATTCTAAATAAAGACTAAGGAATTACAGTGAAAAATGGACTACTTGAAAAGTGGAGGGAATACTGGATTCgcgattaaaaatttttattttcatgtctaaaagattttaaaaagtatacattcaaaccttgatatctcgaacctccttgtctcaaaaaaaaaaaaaaaaaaaatttcccttgcattttccataaaaactcctatgtatttttcatagttctcgaaatttatttttcgaaatacaGTGGAATCCGCTTAATTAGACCACCGGTTAATCGGACCAGTCGCTTATTCAGACCAAatttcaaagaaccaaaataaattccattacacaagcctaatattattcACTTATTGGGACCGAAAATCTGTTTAATCAGACCAagaaacatgggggggggggggggctggaaaaaaattaaatgtctcCCACTTGAAGCAAGTTTTAAGTGGGTCAGTGAACTTAAttgttagtgcaataaaaattaataatggttccttgaaactttcaattaaactcagcaatatttacaggaaaaaaaatgcttaacaaAAATGTTCAGAGTaatatctaattttaaaaaataatgggaaaatttgtaatttacatttcattggaaATTTAGTTATTTCTGGTTATTGAATTAAATGGATACTGACTAGAAGCAATAACTAAAACCGTATCGGTCTAACATTTTTGAACGAGTGCAAAATTAATgttcactttattttaatttattttttaataggaaAATCTCGTGAACAGCAATTTTTCTTTGTATGCTCACCATACATATGGGGCTCACAACAATCATAAGGGCTTTTAAATGTTTGTGTAGAGCATGTTTGGTCAAGCTACATAAGTCCTGTTCGCTTAATCGGACCAGCCGGTTATTAGGACCAAAATAGTCCTGTCCCAATGTGGTCCTATTAACCGGAATCTACTGTACTTGATATGTTGAAATTTTTgaacagaaacaattttcagttgtagtttttctttggtaatttttgtaTTAAACCAGCTCTAGAGATCATGGCTTGATGTTTTTCATctcttttcttggaaattttgagaATAGAGGATTGGGACAAGATAAGAGGAGAGTGCTGTAGTTCTTTTTATCTCAGTGTTTTACTCCAGAGCTtatagtaggggggcatactacattccgtgggaaatttcgtgaggaaattgtgagaccaatttttttatattccttatggtctgtgtaactatgcctcaccgggtgttttgcttgaatttgtgtcagacggcctgtatgacgtcatcaatccaagatggcggctttgatgagtttttgcaattatgagttaatttttgagtattttgtgataattttctggcgaatttacttgattaatattcaattcatctttttattatgaattaagagcaaactattaaatttatttgtttattaactcaataaaaaaatatctgataaatctttttcttttcactttgtcTCTCAGAATTAGCTGCTTCGAGTGAGCTTTCggagttaaaaatacttttaatttttaggctaagatcactaaacaaTAGCACAGTCGAACCTCATTAATTCGAACACGATCAtaacgaactactgctaaagcAAACTAAATTTGCGATCCCCGTCTGTCTGTTTAAAATCACTTAACAGacctaacactattgtttttcggataaaacgagctactgttgagacaaattcactttgaaggtccctttgagttcgttttaacgaggttcggctgtataatcgtttaacagaattctAACAACCTGTATACCCCCTGACCCCCTAAACTCTTTGAAACACTTTGACCGGATGTGAACATCGTACATCGGGGGTGCTCTTAAAGAATCTGTAGGGGGAGtagaagagaaagtttctgagTAGAGAAAGTATTGTTTGCCGGTTTGTTGGTGAATAGTCTGCAAATCTACAAGTACGGCTACTTTTCCTTAACTTATCAGtgctattttattcacgatgtctCCCCCctcccagaaactcatttacaagtttctttgcctccatcttcaaaaaaaaaagcaaggctacaaattaattataaactatgtatttttttatattcagtaaattaccgcccattagccagggctaaagcagaagtacatcgccagctcagtcatttccagccgaggactgcagtttcgtgcttattagcactcatcagcccggcataggaaagtgactgagctggaaatgaaaaacctcttaaggaagccaagagtgcgaaacaaactggtagctaatacaggattagctgtggtcactcgtctggtctgctaatcctgtattagctaccagtttgtttcacactcttggcttccttaagaggtttttcatctccagctcagtcactttcctatgccgggctgatgagtgctaataagcacgaaactgcagtcctcggctggaaatgactgagctggcggtgtattccatgtatgtattttttgtcagattaagaaGAAGTGTTCATTAGTTAAACCCATTGGTTATGATAAAGTGTTAGAATGTTTCATGAAGAGAGCAGAGTGGAATGACAAAGAGTATATACATTACTTACTGATAGATTAACGAATGTGAccgtagaagaattgaaaaatgaaaaagcatCATGGCATGCAGAATGCTACAAGAAGTGCCCTCATAAAGCAAGTATGGACAGAAGTAAGAGATTACACCCGAAATGTAAAAGAATAAACCATCttgttctacttccattcatgaagactatgttgtaggctacacacaacaagatccaaaattgtcgttggtgacaaaaataagtgttttttctgCCTCGGAAAAGACGGTGTAAACagattctgcaggtcagcaattaaaaaaaaagccattgaaatttcccaaaatgaaactttcaaaattaaactctgACTGTACAGATCCAGGAGACCCTCATGCAAAGGACATTTTATACCATAAATCTTGCTGagcaaaacatgtatttaatgttttacgaaaaaattgcgaTCCTGGTTTAGTAACAGTCACAAGACGTTTCTAATGaagcaacagacgtagaatttctgtatgcattaaatgtttttcttattcagggaaatgttactacaatagCAGACTTGAAATGAATTGCcagtcaattgcaaataaaaatggaggaaaaaataaaatgcgaaaaggaattaaaaatctcattcaagaagaaattgatgacgctatatttagtaatccaaaaagtgtaaatgagTCGCAACGCGTATCTTTAAAGGCAACTGTAGATATTACCTTATCTAATGCAGAAGATGATTTTATAgacattggagaaaaaaaaactatctttgaAGCTGCAAACATTTTATGCAAAGCAGTTTTATCTGATTAGAAGTGGACATTTACAGGATCTCTTGAACACAATCAGATAGTTGATGCCGTTCTAACCGAAGTTGATCAGTTTTGTAAATGGTGCTGCAacggaaaattcgaaattaattatATTTCTGAGGTACAAGACTATATCGTACTGAATAAAGCCAAAAGACTATCacacatattcatgtataaaatactgtCTTCGTACCAAGCTTCGAAAGAAACTGTTTATCGACACGCCCGAGATATTcctttgcaagttggtgttggCCTTACTATGCACTCTGTTACCCGAAGcaaatatatattgattttttacataaaataggtgtttcgattgattatgTTTAAGTTCTACTTCCACGCTTGGAAACACGGATATAGCGAATGAGGGAAAGGGTGCATGGATGAGAGTGGCGGAATTTATATTCCTCCTGATCTGATAaaggcaagatttttattttgtgttgatgataacattgatttccttgaagaCACATCTTATGAGAAGAGTACTTTGCATAGCATtgtaatggtactttatcaacagaaaagaCTCGGATAGACAAATTCCACTTTCTTTTACCACACCTTCAGCAGCCCGTTCTCTTTTGACATTACCTCAGTCCCTAACTGAAATAATGTCCTATAAAATTGCAAGGACAAGTTAGCGCAAATGTTCAGCATTTGGGGaagtattaaaagataaaaatacagaAAGTGAGATATTAAAGGAATTATGACCGCATTAGGACCAGAAAAAACTAAAGGaatattaggactccatgctctatcaggatgtgatacaacAGGTTCTCTTGCTAAGAAGGGAATCcatctttttggaaaatttataagacGGTAGACAAAATACTCTTGATGCTCTGAGTCATCTGGAGTCAACCGAATAATTTAGTGCAAATGATAAAGTTGCAACTGAGGGATTTATTTGCTCCGTGTATGTGCCGCTGACCAAGATTTCAGATGTTGAAGAACttcgttggttcatgttttccaagcaggaggctcaaaatgaaaatttgcctcctacaggagcatctttgtccccatacattttaagagcgctttatcaggtattagagtggcgtcttgctgaccagcagcaccGGAACTCACCATCACGGTTAGACTTCGGATGAgaaaagaaagacaacttctatgcttCAGTTATGTGTATACTTCCTTGTACATCTAAATCCGTCTTGAAACTAGTTCGATGCAGCTGTGTAAAgggcaaatgcattgtttcacGCAAATGCCAATCTcaaaacattttatgcactgaactTTGTGTGTGTGGAGGTGATGAGGATTTACGTGAAaagcacctccccccccccccccccagccaacaaagcgatattgatgacacttCAAATGAAGAACTTTAAGTAAGGactatttgtttacttttaaatctatatttttgaataaaaatcagagtttaaataatttattcatcatttagagtacatgaaatgtaaaaaataaaattgccattgcttccgatattaagtaacggaagttgtaaattttttcttcattaagaaaaaaatgcttcttataaccccaaaacacgtgtatacaaataattttacaggttttttggaataataaatttaattttatcgtacaagctctccaaaatattttttaactgctattggtTACAAAATGAGTTCATAAAATCTatcgaaaatcaaaaataacaaaataaataacttattttatacagacaatttgtttttaaatttgaaatgtaatgGTATTAAGATGttaaatatataatataagttgaaaaaatttcataatatgcctcaaaaatcagttaaaaccgaaaattttcatcaatatctagtgcaggcgccatcttggattaatgacgtcacacaggccgtctgacacaaattcaagcaaaacacccggtgaggcatagttatataggccataaggaatgcattaaaattggtctcacaatttcctcacgaaatttcccacggaaggtctttttccttaagtatgcaactggactattAGAATCTTCGTGCATTTTTTTCGAACATGTTGACCATTTGGAGGAGAtggggtcaattttttttctgttttcaaatgaaaacagaaaacgcATTCCTCGctttcatcattctgcttttttttttttaaactattacaaAATGGCTGCCGAAAAGTTTTTGAATGTGAGAGGCTActggttgaagataaaattagaatttcaaaatttttaagtgaaaaaacaaGTCAAAGTTGTTGCTcatttaaaaatctcattttctaCACTtttgacaattataaaatttcaaatcttgtAAAAGAACTATTAAATCTTAATCCAAATtggtcccatagtacatatataaaaatgtaatagcatatgtgtgtgtaattgtgagagttactagtgtaaatttttcaaaaccttgataactcgaaaactcGAATCTCAGAACTTATTTCCCATCCCGATAGaatcgagatatcaaggttgttCTCTATATATACAGTCAAACGTTTGAATTATCCATTGGTATATCGAGGAGGGTAATAAGAAGCTTTTAGAAAGATTCAGCAAGAAGCTGTTGAATGACTACTTCTATAGAAATGCTTCAGATTTTTAATTATGCTTTGATACATTGGTTGCATCCTTGAGGTCatgtttggaggggggggggagtattttaCATTTTTCCCATAGCCGGTATTGATAAGCTGGACAGTTATCTATGAACAGGATGCTTTTTTTTTGGTGCGCATGATTAAGATCTAGCAGCCATTCTTCAAAAAGATTTGACTTCATCCATGCTTTCATGTTAGAACGGTATTTTATAGGCTTTGTTTTGACATTTTAAAGACATTCACAAACTTCTCTCATTTTAATTGGTGTAAAGAAGCAGAATTAATCTAATGGTGCCAATTGACTTAttaaagattttgaatttttgatataATTCAATATTTGGTTCAGTTTTGATAAATTAGCATTACAATCAAGTAAAATTGTTTCTATCAAATCAAATAATTtgctaatattttcaaaactttctatCCCCTTTATGTCTTTGTGTTTTTTCAACGAGGAAGCAATCAACTAATGGAGGTACTAAATCTGTGTACAGAAATTTAAAGAATATGTATTTTCTCTCATTTAGGGAGTAACAAAAATCTTAACACTAGAACCGCCGGACTTTCGGTATACCTAGAACCGCCGAgcgggtcattttgaccccagaTTGAGAAGCAATAAAAAATGCACAAGCACTTAACTAAGCtaactaaaacattttatttaaaaagtatttctaaGCAATTACATGAAGTAGTTTACATAAATCAAGAGAAATTgacttattctttttttaaaaatcatagtttttgatatttattattctTGAGTGTCATTATATCTCTCTTCAACAAAATAGGACAAAACTTTCccactttcaaagaaaaaacatctcttttaaacaaatttagatgtttataaagaattaaaaattaaaacttttttcatttacttcCTAGTTCTTGAgagtaaaaaaaatctgatttattgAATACATCTCGCACAAAATTTAGTGACTAGTTTTGTACATTTTCCGCAAATGGGTTTTCTACATTTCGAGCAGTTATCTGTAGTTTTATTCTCACATTTCACACTGTGACATCTGACTCGTTTATGCTTAGCTTGTGCTTCATTCATTTCAATTTCATTGGTTGCTTCACACTTTCTTTTTGCAGCCTTTTTTTGTCGGGATAGAATAAACTTTTCTCTCAATTCTTCAACTAACTCTTGAATGAATTTTCGTCGACTTATAGATTGTCCAGTAATAGCTTTATACAAAACCCAAGCATTGATTGCAGCAAGatccaaaatattacaaaaaacctGCACTGGCCACCTACGTGAAGCAGACTTGACTGTATATTTCCTTGCCATCTGGTCAATCACGTCCACACCGTATTTAGTTGCATTGTAGAAAGCAATTGAATCAGGCAGTTTTTTTGGGTGATCTAAAATTTCTATGGTTGGACGGAGACTACTgagtaacaaaacatttttttgttttttgccttGATAAACAGACTAATGTCTTTATGTGTTAGTACCGTAGTCGTATGCAATGTGGCTTTTGACATTCTCACAGACTCCGGTATTTCTCTTCTAGAACGTTTTACAGTTCCAACCAGACTTGtatttttggatttcaatttcTCTGCAAGCTTCAGTGTTGTGAAAAAGTTGTCCGTAGTGACATTTCTGCCCTTGTTTTCATAAGGACTTATTAATCGCATCACAacatttttcagaaagaaaaatatcgTTGGATCGATTTTCGTTATTTTTCCCAAGATATGGGAATCCATTTATCAGATATTTTGAATCAACATCCACAGCCAACCAGAACTTGATTCCAAACTTATCTGGCTTGTTTGGCATGTATTGGGTGAATTTACATCTAGCTTTTGTAGGAAATAACTTCATCTACAGTTATATTTGGGCCTGGTGTATAGTTATTCTTGCAATTATCAATGAAACGATTCCAAACATCCGAAATAAGAGCGAATTTGTCTGTCTCTAGACGCTTTGATCTCATTAATTTTATATCCAAACGTAGAAATCTCATTATTTCACGAAATTGGTTTCTTGGCGTTATGTTTTGGAAAAAGGGTGGTCCCCAGTCTTTTGACCACAAGCTGTCCAGTTCAAACCCTTTTGCACAATAAATTCCACGAGCATATAAAATTGCTACAAAAGTATCTATTTCTTCTAATGTTATACTCCAATCTTTAGCATGAGTCTGCCGATGAGCTTCATCTTCAGTACATTTCTGTATATGCTTCAAGATCcattcatctataaaatgcttccaAGCACTTAGAGGACTGTTGTCGATAACATTGCGTTTAGCATGTGCTGTTGGGCCTCCAACTTCTTtcaaaacattacattttaattttcttcctcTATCGTTAATTCCTATTTCAGCGACATTCCAAACTGTGCCATCTTTGCCAACTTCATTATTTCCAACTTTGAATGTTCGTGTTggttccttttcaaaatttatttgcctATGTTTATCTTTTCTTCGAATGTTTGATTTTCCTTTCACATCAGATAAATTGCTGACCCTTATTGATTTAAGAAGGGTCAGCGACTGTTGCAGCATTTTCACTGTTATCTTCACTTTCATTTTCTGGATCCGAATCCAAATTTTCTTCTCTTGGAGGCAGATATTCGTCCTCACTATTCAAAATCGAAACTCGTTAATCGTTATCTTCACCATCTGAATCATTTTCAGACAACTGTTTTCGATATTCTAACGCTTCATTAACAGTAAGATTTCGGCGTCGTGACATAACTTTCATACATATTCTAATCACAGCAAAAACGCATCTTCGAAGGTCTTCTAAGTATTACCTGCCACTTTTCTTTGCGATCAAAAGTAAATCGTAACACTTCAAACTAAATACAACTGCATTGAATGAAGACCTTGACCTTGAAGATTCCTTCCTCTGGGGTCAGTCTATTCTTGCAACGAGGGTGGGGAAGAAGTACTActgctacttttcaaaaaatacagcTGTTTCCCGTCATTTGCGTACTAACGTATCTTACGGGTCAAATTGACCCGGTCGGCGGTTCTAGGTATAAGTGTtattcatcagaaaaatatttatgttacgaATTTTTTATTTCGGTAAGCTTATGAAAAGtcacaaaaggatttttttctcctATTGATACTTTTCGCGTGGTGATGAGCGAAACATCGTTTTGGGTCAAAATGACCCAGTTGGCGGTTCTAGTGTTAAATCATTAAACTGGTGagctttcttaattaaaaaacaaattatatttttaataattactgTGATTTGGGTCTTGCCTGATTGGTCGTCTTATATTGAATTAGCAACTTTTGCCATAAATTTCACAGAATGCCGTAAATGCATGAAATtaacttagtttttcaaaaaaatcgtgtAGAGGGACTGGAGTAAAACTATGCGGAATTATCCGCCTGTATCTGTGCGTTGTGAAAATAATCtgctgtgggaaggtaaatatttgaagaaaggcattttggattccatactgaCAATAAAGGAAAATAATGGAGCTAAACGCCTATTTTGTgtctgaaaataaagattttcagTGGATGTTAAAAAAGCTAGCTTGTACAGAAATGCAAaacagttaaaaatgaaaaattttgatactGAGCTTTACCTTACCACAACAGTATTACGTGTGTTGGTTTTTGAATAGGTTATGTGTTCACTTCTTTCGAAGTTTCTATTtagattcaaattttaaaatataattttaaaaaccataagaatttatttttaggtGGAAACTGAGCTGAAGGATATATGCCAGGATATTCTTAATGTTTTGGATAAGCATTTAATTCCTACTGCCTCTACTGGCGAATCAAAAGTTTTTTACTATAAGATGTAAGGTTCTCACAATACTTTATATTTCTCTATTTTAATGGTATAAGGTTGTAATTATAGTGTTTAATGTTTTTAGGAAAGGTGATTATCATCGTTATTTGGCTGAATTTGCCACTGGCAATGATCGAAAAGAAGCTGCGGAGAATAGTCTTGTAGCATACAAGGCTGCAAGTGATATTGCCATGACTGAACTTCCACCAACTCATCCCATCAGACTTGGCCTGGCTCTAAATTTCTCTGTCTTTTATTATGAAATCCTAAATTCTCCAGATAGAGCGTGCCGTTTAGCAAAGGCAGCATTTGATGATGCTATAGCAGAGCTTGACACCTTGAGTGAAGAAAGTTACAAGGACTCGACTCTCATCATGCAATTGTTGCGTGACAACTTGACGCTGTGGACATCTGACATGCGACAAGATGGCAATGATGAAGGTGAATATCTTTTCCTATAAATTTaatcttttctgtaaaattacGAATAAGATTTCACAAGTATTGGTGCCTATTTTAATTTTGGGCTCTTACTAGAATTTCAGCACTTAGAGCATTAAAGTCATATTCATAtccatgaattttattttgtaaacttGGAGCCCTGAAAAAGTACTTGATTTGCAATGGGTAGGtactttaaaaatcttttatttttctgatggaTCCCTGACAGGGTTGGTATTTCTGCTgggacaatggaaaaaaaaggcaaaaaccgAATTCCAAATAAAGTTGCATTGTATTCTGTTAATTAAGGAATAGTACagtgattttcaaatgcattgacacATGAGGTTcaacacaatttaaaattttttgttatacACTTGAAAACTTTCATAGAATCCCTTACAATTTATAGCTTTTTAACCAGGTgattatttttgagttaatttgctt is a window from the Uloborus diversus isolate 005 chromosome 6, Udiv.v.3.1, whole genome shotgun sequence genome containing:
- the LOC129225307 gene encoding 14-3-3 protein epsilon, encoding MADREDNVYKAKLAEQAERYDEMVEAMKKVASLDLELTVEERNLLSVAYKNVIGARRASWRIISSIEQKEENKGAENRLEMIKAYRVQVETELKDICQDILNVLDKHLIPTASTGESKVFYYKMKGDYHRYLAEFATGNDRKEAAENSLVAYKAASDIAMTELPPTHPIRLGLALNFSVFYYEILNSPDRACRLAKAAFDDAIAELDTLSEESYKDSTLIMQLLRDNLTLWTSDMRQDGNDEGEGEQKEQVQDVEDQDVS